In a genomic window of Thermoproteus tenax Kra 1:
- a CDS encoding ABC transporter ATP-binding protein, with amino-acid sequence MIKAHDLRVVLGGSEILRGVSIEVPRGTAVALVGPNGAGKTTTLRSIMGLVKYKGRVELDGRPIDGLKPHERAALGLGLSPEDRRLFPNLTVRENILLPLRALKLREDRLELVLSLMPVLRELLEKRAGLLSGGQQKMVALARAMVVGTSAVLLDEVFEGLSPKMRDDLAGVVKEFISTTGAAALIAESNPSYVRFAQAIKRIERGRITG; translated from the coding sequence ATGATCAAGGCGCACGACCTCAGAGTAGTTCTGGGAGGCTCTGAGATACTGAGAGGAGTCAGCATCGAGGTGCCGAGGGGAACCGCCGTAGCCCTCGTCGGCCCCAACGGCGCCGGCAAAACTACGACGCTGCGGAGCATCATGGGCTTGGTAAAATATAAAGGCCGCGTGGAGCTGGACGGGAGGCCCATAGACGGGCTCAAGCCGCACGAGAGGGCGGCGCTCGGGCTCGGCCTCTCGCCCGAGGACAGGAGGCTTTTCCCCAATTTGACGGTGAGAGAGAACATCCTCCTGCCCTTGAGGGCGCTCAAGCTGAGGGAGGACCGCCTGGAGCTGGTCCTGAGCTTGATGCCGGTGTTGAGGGAGCTCTTGGAGAAGAGGGCCGGGCTGTTGTCGGGCGGCCAACAGAAGATGGTCGCGCTGGCGCGCGCGATGGTCGTGGGGACCAGCGCCGTGTTGTTGGACGAGGTGTTCGAGGGCCTCTCGCCCAAGATGAGGGACGACCTCGCCGGAGTCGTCAAAGAGTTTATATCGACTACCGGCGCAGCGGCGTTGATCGCCGAGTCGAACCCCAGCTACGTAAGATTCGCCCAAGCTATCAAAAGGATAGAGAGGGGCCGGATCACGGGGTAG
- a CDS encoding ABC transporter ATP-binding protein, with protein sequence MEEVILKAVGLRKSFGGVRALDGVDLEVRRGEYLAIVGPNGSGKTTLINALTGFIRLDSGKILFLGREITNLPPQRRVRLGIARSFQLPSAFWGLTVYENVAIAVAAAKGISLRRVEEREVRETLELFGLWEKRMYSLEKLSEGEKKLLDVALAAVSRPKLMLLDEPTSSVAADDKYRIMDSLASSLKSLGASAVFVEHDLDIVKKYASRVLVMAQGRVVAVAKPEDADRVEV encoded by the coding sequence ATGGAGGAGGTTATTCTCAAGGCGGTTGGGCTGAGGAAGTCGTTCGGCGGAGTGAGGGCGTTGGACGGCGTAGACTTAGAGGTGCGTAGGGGGGAGTATTTGGCCATAGTCGGTCCCAACGGCTCCGGCAAGACCACGTTGATAAACGCTCTGACCGGGTTCATTAGGCTGGACTCGGGGAAGATCCTCTTCCTCGGCAGAGAGATAACCAACCTTCCTCCACAGAGGAGGGTGAGGCTCGGCATAGCCCGCTCCTTCCAACTTCCATCGGCGTTCTGGGGCTTGACCGTCTACGAGAACGTCGCAATAGCAGTGGCCGCGGCCAAGGGGATCTCTCTGAGGCGGGTGGAGGAGCGGGAGGTGAGGGAGACGCTGGAGCTGTTCGGCCTATGGGAGAAGAGGATGTATTCCCTCGAGAAGCTGTCGGAGGGCGAGAAGAAGCTTCTGGACGTAGCGCTTGCGGCGGTCAGCCGCCCCAAGCTGATGCTTTTGGACGAGCCGACGAGCTCCGTGGCCGCCGACGACAAATACCGCATTATGGACTCTCTGGCCAGCTCGTTGAAGAGCCTCGGCGCCTCGGCGGTCTTCGTGGAGCACGACTTAGATATAGTGAAAAAATACGCGTCGAGAGTCTTGGTTATGGCTCAAGGTAGGGTCGTCGCCGTAGCCAAGCCGGAGGACGCAGACAGAGTGGAGGTATGA
- a CDS encoding branched-chain amino acid ABC transporter permease, with protein sequence MRGLFRQLHLVAVAAILAAIYFGSGQFLRYEAVYVMAWSLTVLASSILLEYGLVNFGVAMYYAVGAYAVGLAYRFLGNADVAVGVPLALASGALLGLAIGLALGHLRGIYYALANLSLSMVIYGALVKFYDITGGSNGIVLPPPQLAGTTLHTPQLYLVAAALVLAALYFSSAFPETRMGRIAAGIRINELRAVALGASPRLNVALGTAVAATFAALGGALVAYATNIVTPDFAYWTTSGELVVASLIGALVSRKYGFLAGAAIYQIVRLYSYQFASPELVIGATLLAVLALWRRLFSRRLG encoded by the coding sequence ATGCGAGGTCTATTTAGACAGCTCCACCTAGTCGCTGTAGCGGCCATCCTGGCGGCGATATACTTCGGCTCTGGCCAGTTCTTGAGGTACGAGGCGGTCTACGTAATGGCGTGGAGTCTGACGGTCTTGGCGTCATCTATACTGTTGGAGTACGGCCTAGTGAACTTCGGAGTTGCCATGTACTACGCAGTCGGCGCATACGCAGTGGGCCTTGCGTATAGGTTCCTCGGAAACGCCGATGTGGCAGTCGGCGTTCCTCTGGCTCTGGCGTCCGGCGCGCTCTTGGGCCTCGCCATAGGCCTTGCCCTCGGCCATTTGAGGGGCATATACTACGCTCTGGCCAACCTTTCGTTGTCCATGGTGATCTACGGCGCCTTGGTCAAGTTCTACGATATAACTGGCGGGAGCAACGGAATAGTGCTCCCTCCGCCGCAGCTGGCCGGCACAACGTTGCACACGCCGCAACTCTACCTAGTCGCAGCCGCGTTGGTTCTAGCGGCGCTCTACTTCTCCTCCGCCTTCCCTGAGACGAGGATGGGCAGAATAGCGGCGGGCATAAGGATCAACGAGCTCAGAGCAGTAGCTCTGGGCGCCAGCCCGAGACTAAACGTCGCTCTGGGCACCGCTGTAGCTGCGACGTTCGCAGCGTTGGGAGGCGCGTTGGTCGCCTACGCCACAAATATAGTGACCCCCGACTTTGCCTACTGGACTACTTCGGGGGAGCTCGTGGTCGCCTCTCTGATCGGCGCGCTTGTGTCCAGGAAGTACGGGTTCTTGGCGGGGGCCGCGATATATCAGATAGTCAGACTCTACTCGTACCAGTTCGCATCGCCCGAGCTCGTCATAGGGGCGACTCTGTTGGCCGTGTTGGCGCTATGGAGGAGGTTATTCTCAAGGCGGTTGGGCTGA
- a CDS encoding branched-chain amino acid ABC transporter permease, whose translation MNIADFLVPVLIFWINLTTLSLGLVIVYGSTRVLNLAHGSFFALGGFLASYFAGMWGLGAVALAVAVAVPASLLFYLYVKSLASGELEQIVATYALLLIMEGIYKYLFGSGLYTTASYAAALGSAGPVPAAYLITAAAVLLALALFAFMLYRTTLGVYSRAMLDDKEMAESLGVNVRVVEAVLVMIGIVLATAGGALASMWQSFSLGISAEVLPYAFAVIVIGGLDSVWGIVAASALVSLVRTAVVFFYPRLELVILYLIVLAVLILRPKGLFVRHARSI comes from the coding sequence ATGAACATAGCGGATTTCCTAGTCCCCGTCCTTATTTTCTGGATAAATTTAACCACGCTCTCTCTCGGCCTAGTCATAGTATACGGCTCAACCCGCGTGTTGAACTTGGCCCACGGCTCCTTTTTTGCTCTGGGCGGCTTCCTTGCGTCATATTTCGCCGGCATGTGGGGCCTCGGCGCCGTGGCTCTGGCCGTAGCCGTCGCCGTGCCCGCCTCCCTCCTGTTCTATCTCTACGTGAAGAGCCTGGCCTCGGGAGAACTGGAGCAGATAGTGGCGACATACGCTCTCCTCCTCATAATGGAGGGCATTTACAAATATCTCTTCGGCTCAGGTTTGTACACAACGGCGAGTTACGCCGCCGCTCTGGGCTCGGCCGGGCCTGTGCCGGCGGCCTACTTAATAACCGCGGCCGCCGTCCTCCTCGCCCTAGCGCTTTTTGCGTTTATGTTGTATAGGACAACGTTGGGCGTCTACTCCCGCGCCATGTTGGACGACAAAGAGATGGCCGAGTCGCTCGGCGTCAACGTGAGAGTGGTGGAGGCAGTCCTAGTCATGATAGGGATAGTGTTGGCGACGGCGGGCGGCGCTCTGGCCTCCATGTGGCAGTCCTTCAGCCTGGGCATATCCGCCGAGGTTCTCCCCTACGCGTTCGCGGTGATCGTCATAGGCGGTCTGGACAGCGTCTGGGGCATCGTCGCGGCGTCTGCCCTCGTGTCGTTGGTCAGAACTGCCGTCGTCTTCTTCTACCCCAGGCTGGAGCTAGTGATCCTCTATCTGATAGTGCTGGCCGTGCTCATCCTTAGACCCAAGGGGCTCTTCGTCAGACATGCGAGGTCTATTTAG
- a CDS encoding ABC transporter substrate-binding protein — protein sequence MVSRRDALKIGASLVMGLGVGFLAGSLMPKGQQQPATASTTAGTTGTTTTAVAKKTTFKLAVVSFQTGPASVFGIPAINAAKMLVDQINASGGILGAQIQLDVRDESGGPDKMVTLYRQLVEQEGVDAYIGLISSADCLAVAPVAEEIGQVLTLFFDCATKQLVDNNMMKKVVFRPAGTTVTDGASLARYVVENMPNIKTVVGLNQDYAYGHDEWNDFKTTLLALKPDVQILDELFTPLFTSDYSAQISKILSLKPDLLHTSFWGPDLVNLIKQGTSMGLFKSVKVAFARGEFGLQYGMPDGQIVQGPNYHAFPSPRYYPMNNDFITKYKSLYGDVPSYPAYHMANAVLALKAAYEAAAAVENVEWPDLNAVVKALERLAFATPGGYVVMTPNHNAMCGSVVGMSSGGELVNIKYYDPSEVNPPYGYTSSQWYQYIKTA from the coding sequence ATGGTCTCCAGAAGAGATGCGTTAAAGATAGGGGCGTCGCTCGTAATGGGCCTGGGGGTGGGGTTTTTGGCCGGATCGTTGATGCCCAAGGGGCAACAACAGCCTGCAACTGCCTCTACTACGGCCGGGACGACAGGTACTACGACCACAGCTGTGGCCAAGAAGACGACCTTCAAGCTCGCTGTGGTGAGCTTCCAGACGGGGCCCGCCTCAGTCTTCGGAATACCCGCCATAAATGCCGCCAAGATGTTGGTGGACCAAATAAACGCCTCGGGCGGAATACTCGGCGCCCAGATCCAACTGGACGTCAGAGACGAGAGCGGAGGCCCGGACAAGATGGTAACCCTGTACAGACAGCTCGTGGAACAAGAGGGCGTCGACGCATATATAGGCTTGATATCCAGCGCCGACTGTCTCGCCGTAGCGCCAGTGGCGGAGGAGATAGGCCAAGTCCTAACTCTGTTCTTTGACTGTGCCACCAAGCAGTTGGTGGACAACAACATGATGAAGAAGGTGGTCTTCAGACCTGCGGGGACTACTGTGACCGACGGCGCCTCGCTGGCGAGGTACGTAGTGGAGAACATGCCCAATATAAAGACCGTAGTAGGCCTCAATCAGGACTACGCATACGGCCACGATGAGTGGAACGACTTCAAGACCACGTTGTTGGCTCTTAAGCCGGACGTACAGATATTGGACGAACTATTTACGCCGCTGTTCACCAGCGACTATTCGGCGCAGATATCAAAGATCTTGAGCCTCAAGCCCGACTTGTTGCACACGTCGTTCTGGGGGCCCGACCTAGTGAATCTGATAAAGCAGGGCACCTCCATGGGCCTATTTAAATCTGTCAAAGTGGCGTTCGCCAGAGGCGAGTTCGGGCTTCAGTACGGAATGCCCGACGGCCAGATAGTGCAGGGTCCCAACTATCACGCGTTCCCCAGCCCGAGGTACTACCCCATGAACAACGACTTCATAACTAAGTATAAGTCCCTCTACGGAGACGTGCCGAGCTATCCCGCCTACCACATGGCCAACGCGGTATTGGCCCTCAAGGCCGCCTACGAGGCCGCGGCGGCTGTGGAGAACGTAGAGTGGCCCGACCTCAACGCCGTAGTCAAAGCTCTAGAGAGGCTGGCCTTCGCCACTCCCGGCGGCTACGTGGTCATGACTCCGAACCACAACGCCATGTGCGGCTCCGTAGTGGGCATGTCGAGCGGCGGGGAGTTGGTCAACATAAAGTACTACGACCCCTCGGAGGTGAATCCGCCCTACGGCTACACAAGCTCCCAGTGGTATCAGTACATCAAGACTGCATGA
- a CDS encoding DMT family transporter, which produces MARRTDLKGVGYSLFSVVAWSTNYLVGRALGTAGVDPLGLTFIRFAIATPILFLMAGLPKYKGQLKDLAISGLLGVALFNALLYSSLHFIDAATASLFVIFSSPITYILGVALGAERAKPVRSLGVALSVLGAYLILAPRGSGEAPGALLALGSAVSWSLYTLRVGGLYKRYRPVEAMAWSSLLGTAAMALTLPIDDLAIPLSLAPLVVYIAVVPGALAYASWNSAVESMGPSAAYMLPLLPAITSALSWIALGEALTNLQMAGMALAIAGVYLANAVNK; this is translated from the coding sequence GTGGCACGCCGCACTGACCTCAAGGGGGTCGGCTACAGCCTTTTCTCCGTCGTTGCGTGGAGCACAAACTACCTCGTCGGCAGAGCCCTGGGGACGGCCGGCGTAGACCCCCTCGGGCTCACGTTTATCCGCTTCGCTATAGCGACGCCTATCCTCTTCTTGATGGCCGGTCTCCCCAAGTACAAGGGGCAGTTGAAAGATTTAGCGATCTCCGGCTTATTGGGGGTGGCGCTCTTCAACGCCCTTTTGTACTCCTCGCTACACTTCATAGATGCCGCGACCGCCTCGCTCTTTGTGATCTTCTCGAGCCCGATCACCTATATTCTTGGAGTCGCCTTGGGGGCCGAGAGGGCAAAGCCCGTGAGGTCTCTGGGAGTCGCACTGTCGGTCTTGGGCGCCTATCTGATCCTGGCGCCGAGGGGGTCTGGCGAGGCGCCGGGGGCGCTCCTGGCCCTCGGCTCCGCCGTCTCGTGGTCGCTCTACACGCTCCGGGTCGGGGGGCTGTACAAGAGATACAGACCTGTGGAGGCCATGGCCTGGTCCTCCCTCCTGGGCACAGCCGCAATGGCCTTGACGCTGCCTATAGACGACCTAGCCATACCCCTCAGCCTCGCGCCGCTAGTGGTCTATATAGCGGTTGTGCCGGGGGCTCTGGCCTACGCCTCGTGGAACTCGGCGGTCGAATCAATGGGGCCCTCCGCCGCCTATATGTTGCCCCTCTTGCCTGCAATAACTAGCGCTCTATCCTGGATAGCGCTGGGCGAGGCTCTGACGAATCTCCAGATGGCGGGGATGGCCTTGGCGATAGCCGGCGTCTATCTGGCGAACGCCGTCAATAAATAA
- a CDS encoding DsrE/DsrF/DrsH-like family protein — protein sequence MERRKLGIVFASGVANRICCLAVYGAAALASGWDVRVHLVNEGLVAFRKDVLPKLNSTTLDVTMSPQLYLPHVEVYLNSLKEAINKGKIKDWYTFLKELKTEYPDRFKIYACPLAAELYKVRKEDLVDIVDDIVGAASFLEEVYGGIVMYI from the coding sequence ATGGAGAGAAGAAAGTTGGGGATAGTCTTCGCGAGCGGCGTTGCGAATAGAATCTGTTGTCTGGCCGTCTACGGAGCCGCCGCCCTCGCCTCGGGGTGGGACGTAAGAGTCCACTTGGTGAACGAGGGGCTGGTGGCGTTTAGGAAGGACGTATTGCCCAAGCTCAACTCCACAACTCTCGACGTCACTATGAGCCCTCAGCTCTACCTGCCCCACGTTGAGGTATACTTGAACAGCTTGAAAGAGGCCATCAACAAAGGAAAGATCAAGGACTGGTACACGTTCCTGAAAGAGTTGAAAACAGAATATCCGGACAGATTCAAAATATACGCGTGTCCGCTCGCAGCCGAGCTGTACAAGGTAAGAAAGGAGGACCTAGTGGACATAGTAGATGACATAGTTGGGGCAGCCTCGTTCCTAGAGGAGGTCTACGGAGGGATAGTGATGTACATCTAA
- a CDS encoding uroporphyrinogen-III synthase, producing the protein MKYVVSVAVTAPRAVEAFRALAARYGVEVIEAPMVTIEPAPIDPYAVISALRESDLALFATGSAAYRIAQVLKEAGLLGEASRLLANLTVATIEGEKGAIMIKNAFGTAPKVVASSAEELQPLACRRAAVFHYGWRDPDLLSKVKCEAFEFQPYTARPPPRETVDRALGADAVVFASALAVRFFAEVGGEDAVELLKGKIVVAAGPAVSRALRELGVPHLTAPRGRIGPLAQYVVSLLLRRGAARA; encoded by the coding sequence ATGAAATACGTGGTATCAGTAGCTGTGACAGCGCCGAGGGCTGTCGAGGCATTTCGCGCGCTTGCGGCAAGATACGGCGTTGAGGTCATCGAGGCGCCAATGGTGACGATAGAGCCTGCGCCCATCGACCCCTACGCCGTGATCTCCGCTCTGCGCGAGTCCGACCTGGCCCTCTTCGCCACAGGCTCCGCCGCGTATAGAATCGCTCAGGTGTTGAAGGAGGCGGGTCTTCTGGGGGAGGCCTCGCGGCTTCTGGCCAATCTCACGGTGGCCACAATAGAGGGCGAGAAGGGCGCTATAATGATAAAGAACGCCTTTGGGACAGCCCCCAAAGTTGTGGCCAGCTCGGCGGAGGAGCTACAGCCTCTGGCCTGCCGGCGCGCTGCAGTATTCCACTACGGCTGGAGGGACCCCGATCTGCTCTCGAAGGTTAAATGCGAGGCGTTCGAGTTCCAGCCGTACACGGCGAGGCCTCCGCCGAGGGAGACCGTGGATCGGGCGCTGGGAGCTGACGCAGTGGTCTTCGCCAGCGCGTTGGCAGTGAGATTTTTCGCCGAGGTGGGCGGCGAAGATGCCGTTGAGCTCCTCAAGGGGAAGATAGTTGTGGCGGCCGGCCCCGCCGTATCTAGGGCGCTGAGGGAGCTAGGAGTGCCCCATTTGACGGCGCCCAGGGGCAGGATCGGCCCACTTGCCCAATACGTGGTCTCCCTCCTATTGAGGCGCGGGGCCGCTCGTGCATAA
- a CDS encoding peroxiredoxin, with translation MPLKVGDKAPDFELLNEELKPVRLSNVLKEGRPVILLFFPGAFTSVCTKELCTFRDKMALLNKANAAVIGVSVDSPFALKAFKDANRLNFPLLSDFNRTVIGMYDVVQANLLGLPLYHLAKRAVYIIDSTGTIRYVWYSDNPLDEPPYDEVIKEAEKIAQK, from the coding sequence ATGCCGCTAAAAGTAGGAGACAAGGCCCCGGACTTCGAACTATTGAACGAGGAGCTCAAGCCAGTGAGGCTCTCCAACGTGCTAAAGGAGGGGAGACCGGTGATACTGCTGTTCTTCCCCGGCGCGTTCACATCGGTCTGCACAAAGGAGCTCTGCACATTCAGAGACAAGATGGCTCTCTTGAACAAGGCCAATGCGGCCGTGATCGGCGTCTCGGTCGACAGCCCCTTCGCGCTGAAGGCGTTCAAGGACGCCAACAGGCTGAACTTCCCGCTGCTCTCAGACTTCAATAGGACGGTCATAGGCATGTACGACGTAGTGCAAGCCAATCTCCTCGGGTTGCCCCTCTACCACTTGGCTAAACGCGCAGTCTATATCATAGACTCCACGGGCACTATCAGATACGTCTGGTACAGCGACAATCCCCTCGACGAGCCGCCCTACGACGAGGTCATAAAGGAGGCTGAGAAGATAGCCCAGAAATAA
- a CDS encoding ATP-binding protein — protein sequence MLTTADDWEAVFTYLRDRVDVVIIDEFPNLIEEDRSILSILQAVVDEVLADSDLKLVLTGSSISTMTSKVLSYKSPLYGRRTASLRVDPIPFLKYRQFFPDRPPHELVEIHGFAGGIPYYMVKVKEPFWDFLERELRERTFLLDEGDFLLRYEFEDVSTYRQILEAIAAGKNTMGEIRDHAGLKSTDITQYLRNLEVVGIVRKVKPVLGRGRYRYELADGFLRFWLRFIGPNLWLIEQGLYGVEDIRREYSQYLGKTFEEIAGEVVVREMAAGRLPRVRKLGPQWWTKRGEAREIDLLGVGDGVVVPVEARWRDGVDATEVAQGLREKVEELGLPGRVVPVVVARSFKRREGAIAYDLEDIYRMMA from the coding sequence GTGTTGACAACCGCCGACGACTGGGAGGCTGTCTTCACATACCTAAGGGACAGAGTCGACGTCGTCATCATAGACGAATTCCCAAACCTAATAGAGGAGGACAGATCCATCCTGTCGATCCTCCAGGCGGTGGTGGACGAAGTCCTCGCCGACTCAGACCTAAAGCTCGTGCTGACCGGCTCCTCTATCTCCACCATGACCTCAAAAGTTCTCTCCTACAAGAGCCCCCTCTACGGGCGGAGGACGGCGTCGTTGAGGGTGGACCCCATACCTTTCCTCAAATACAGACAGTTCTTTCCCGACAGGCCGCCGCACGAACTGGTGGAGATCCACGGCTTTGCCGGCGGGATACCCTACTACATGGTGAAGGTGAAGGAGCCCTTCTGGGACTTCCTGGAGCGGGAGCTGAGGGAGAGGACGTTCCTCCTCGACGAGGGGGACTTCCTCCTCCGCTACGAGTTCGAGGACGTCTCTACCTATAGGCAGATACTTGAGGCGATCGCGGCCGGGAAAAACACTATGGGCGAAATAAGAGACCACGCAGGGCTTAAGTCGACAGACATAACGCAGTACCTCCGCAACCTCGAGGTCGTGGGCATTGTAAGAAAGGTGAAGCCTGTGTTGGGCAGGGGGAGGTACAGATACGAGCTCGCCGACGGCTTCCTCCGCTTCTGGCTCCGCTTCATAGGGCCGAACCTCTGGCTAATAGAGCAGGGTCTCTACGGTGTGGAGGACATACGGAGGGAGTACAGCCAGTACCTCGGCAAGACCTTTGAAGAGATCGCAGGGGAGGTCGTAGTCAGGGAGATGGCCGCCGGCCGCCTGCCTAGGGTGAGGAAGCTGGGCCCCCAGTGGTGGACTAAGAGGGGGGAGGCGAGAGAGATAGATCTCCTCGGCGTCGGCGACGGCGTCGTAGTGCCCGTGGAGGCGAGGTGGAGAGACGGGGTGGACGCAACTGAGGTGGCTCAGGGGCTCAGAGAGAAGGTCGAGGAGTTGGGCCTGCCCGGCCGCGTTGTACCCGTTGTAGTAGCCAGAAGCTTCAAGAGAAGAGAGGGAGCCATCGCCTACGACCTAGAAGACATATACAGGATGATGGCCTAA
- a CDS encoding ATP-binding protein encodes MTVVIFLDREEELEKRRRDLREEGFRLVVVYGRGRIGKTALVLKATEDMRRVYYLAVGRGNRPRRGSTPAC; translated from the coding sequence ATAACCGTAGTTATATTTTTAGACAGGGAAGAGGAGCTGGAGAAGCGCAGGAGAGACCTGCGGGAGGAGGGCTTCAGACTAGTTGTGGTATACGGCAGGGGGAGGATAGGGAAGACCGCCCTAGTCCTAAAGGCCACGGAGGACATGCGGAGGGTCTACTACCTCGCAGTCGGGAGAGGCAATCGGCCGCGGCGCGGGTCGACCCCGGCGTGTTGA
- the merA gene encoding mercury(II) reductase codes for MTFDLVVLGGGSAGFAAAIKAAQLGASVAMINDGPLGGTCVNVGCVPSKYLVRAGELMKAARAPYFRGIRGWAEVDGKALMAHMRSVVEELRRRKYADLIDYYDIKLMEGRGMLVGPGAVKVGGETVVGRKIVVATGARAVWPQIKGLEEARRRGLAFSNEEFFSLEDLPNSVVFIGGGAISVELGQALSRLGMETYVIYRSRLLKYEEALVSDFIEEALREDGVKLIRGEATAVEVKNNGVEVRAGGVSVEAEAVFVATGRRPNVEDLGGLLKLTPEGAVEVNRRMETSVPGIYAAGDVTGGLPGGRYLENVAARQGVVAAVNALGGSAEFDAMWAPRVVFSDPPVASVGLREEDMIRSGVGCACRLVTIDNAAAAWTSGRARGFIKINTYPERLRLKGGRIAGALVVSPHAEELINIFALAVRKGLTVDDIADWIPAFPSFSEALRLAALAFTTDPTKLSCCGG; via the coding sequence GTGACCTTTGATCTGGTGGTTCTAGGCGGAGGGTCGGCCGGCTTCGCCGCCGCGATTAAGGCGGCCCAGTTGGGCGCCAGCGTGGCTATGATCAACGACGGACCTCTGGGAGGCACCTGCGTCAATGTAGGTTGCGTCCCAAGCAAGTACCTGGTGCGGGCGGGCGAGCTTATGAAGGCGGCCAGAGCCCCCTACTTCAGAGGTATAAGGGGTTGGGCCGAGGTGGACGGGAAAGCGCTTATGGCACATATGAGGTCGGTCGTTGAGGAGCTGAGGAGGAGGAAGTACGCGGACCTCATCGACTATTACGACATCAAGCTCATGGAGGGAAGAGGGATGTTAGTTGGCCCCGGCGCGGTGAAGGTAGGCGGCGAGACAGTAGTGGGGAGAAAAATCGTGGTCGCCACCGGGGCGAGAGCCGTCTGGCCTCAGATAAAGGGGCTTGAGGAGGCGAGGAGGAGAGGTCTCGCCTTCAGCAACGAGGAGTTCTTCAGCCTAGAGGATCTGCCCAACTCCGTGGTCTTCATAGGAGGAGGCGCCATCTCAGTGGAGCTCGGGCAAGCCTTGAGCAGGCTGGGCATGGAGACCTATGTGATTTACCGAAGCCGTCTCCTGAAGTACGAGGAGGCACTTGTCTCGGACTTCATAGAGGAAGCGCTGAGGGAGGATGGAGTGAAGCTAATAAGGGGCGAGGCTACGGCTGTAGAGGTTAAGAACAACGGAGTCGAGGTTAGGGCAGGGGGCGTCTCCGTTGAGGCCGAGGCCGTTTTCGTGGCGACCGGCAGACGGCCAAACGTCGAGGACTTAGGAGGGCTCCTCAAGCTTACGCCGGAGGGGGCTGTAGAGGTAAATAGGCGTATGGAGACCTCGGTGCCGGGAATATACGCTGCTGGGGACGTAACCGGAGGGCTTCCTGGCGGCAGATATCTAGAGAACGTGGCTGCGAGGCAGGGAGTAGTCGCGGCTGTAAACGCCCTTGGGGGAAGCGCCGAGTTCGACGCCATGTGGGCCCCGCGGGTCGTCTTCTCAGATCCGCCGGTGGCCAGCGTTGGGCTCAGGGAGGAGGACATGATAAGGAGCGGCGTCGGCTGTGCATGTCGGCTTGTGACTATAGACAACGCGGCCGCCGCCTGGACCTCTGGAAGGGCGAGAGGGTTCATAAAGATAAACACCTATCCGGAGAGGTTGAGGTTAAAAGGGGGCAGGATAGCTGGAGCACTCGTGGTTTCTCCACACGCTGAGGAGCTCATAAACATATTCGCCCTGGCAGTACGAAAGGGGCTCACGGTAGACGACATTGCAGACTGGATACCAGCCTTCCCCTCCTTCTCCGAGGCGCTTAGGCTCGCCGCGCTTGCCTTCACCACAGATCCCACAAAGCTCAGCTGTTGCGGCGGCTGA